In Carya illinoinensis cultivar Pawnee chromosome 7, C.illinoinensisPawnee_v1, whole genome shotgun sequence, the following are encoded in one genomic region:
- the LOC122315541 gene encoding receptor-like protein 9a isoform X2: MANLSNLEVFILRDNLLDGRLPIQDMSGNRLTWSISPYIGALSLTKAISLSDNNFNGAFPTEDLCKLKKLEELDISGNDFEGILPQCINNMSSLRVLDIFGNRYIGNHFTNICSE; encoded by the exons ATGGCTAATCTAAGCAACTTGGAGGTCTTCATCTTGCGAGATAACCTACTTGATGGAAGATTACCAATCCAAG ATATGAGTGGAAATCGCCTCACTTGGAGTATTTCTCCATATATTGGGGCACTATCTTTGACGAAGGCTATATCGCTATCTGACAATAATTTCAATGGAGCTTTCCCTACTGAAG ATTTGTGCAAATTGAAGAAACTTGAAGAGTTGGATATTTCTGGCAATGACTTTGAAGGGATCCTTCCTCAATGCATAAATAATATGTCATCACTAAGAGTGTTGGATATATTTGGTAACCGTTACATTGGTAACCATTTCACAAACATATGTTCCGAATAG
- the LOC122315541 gene encoding receptor-like protein 14 isoform X1, translating to MSSDCYGWEQVLCNSAMAHIVGLSLNHIIDTTNWLLNVSLFWPFKELTSLDLSGNQIGGCIDYEDMSGNRLTWSISPYIGALSLTKAISLSDNNFNGAFPTEDLCKLKKLEELDISGNDFEGILPQCINNMSSLRVLDIFGNRYIGNHFTNICSE from the exons ATGAGCAGTGACTGCTATGGTTGGGAGCAAGTCTTGTGCAACTCCGCCATGGCTCATATCGTTGGACTCTCCCTCAACCATATCATCGATACAACTAATTGGTTACTAAATGTGTCCCTGTTTTGGCCCTTCAAGGAGCTAACGAGTCTTGATTTGTCAGGCAATCAAATAGGTGGTTGCATAGATTACGAAG ATATGAGTGGAAATCGCCTCACTTGGAGTATTTCTCCATATATTGGGGCACTATCTTTGACGAAGGCTATATCGCTATCTGACAATAATTTCAATGGAGCTTTCCCTACTGAAG ATTTGTGCAAATTGAAGAAACTTGAAGAGTTGGATATTTCTGGCAATGACTTTGAAGGGATCCTTCCTCAATGCATAAATAATATGTCATCACTAAGAGTGTTGGATATATTTGGTAACCGTTACATTGGTAACCATTTCACAAACATATGTTCCGAATAG